A DNA window from Ornithobacterium rhinotracheale DSM 15997 contains the following coding sequences:
- a CDS encoding ion transporter: MIRRRRKQLREHNLIPERGWKWDVFRIIYYSDTPLGKLFDITLLILIIISTLTVVLESINSLNDKYHELFFTVEWIISILFSIEYIMRIWVVRNKLSYIFSFMGIIDFVSIVPFFLSLIFPMTKFFMIIRLLRILRVFRIFNLMDYMYDGAFIMDALKKNSRKIYIFMIFIVILVVIVGALMYVIEGGENGFVDIPTCIYWAVVTITTVGYGDISPVTPMGQFLSVVLMLCGYSIIAVPTGIVTSEINRYKYRSFVLICDRCGNHDNDKDARYCKVCGEKIKK; this comes from the coding sequence ATGATACGAAGAAGGAGAAAACAATTAAGAGAACATAATTTAATCCCAGAAAGAGGTTGGAAGTGGGATGTCTTTAGAATCATATATTATTCAGACACGCCACTCGGTAAGCTATTCGACATCACGCTTTTGATTTTAATCATCATCAGCACGCTCACCGTAGTTTTAGAAAGCATCAATAGCCTAAACGATAAATACCATGAATTATTTTTCACCGTAGAGTGGATAATCTCTATCCTCTTCAGTATAGAATATATTATGCGTATTTGGGTGGTTCGTAATAAGTTAAGCTATATTTTTAGCTTTATGGGAATCATAGATTTTGTTTCGATTGTACCATTTTTCTTGAGCTTAATTTTCCCGATGACCAAATTCTTTATGATTATCCGATTGCTCAGAATCTTGCGAGTCTTTAGGATTTTCAATCTAATGGATTACATGTATGATGGAGCCTTCATTATGGATGCACTCAAGAAAAATTCAAGAAAAATCTATATTTTTATGATTTTTATAGTCATTCTAGTCGTAATTGTGGGCGCATTGATGTATGTAATCGAAGGCGGAGAAAATGGTTTTGTCGATATCCCTACCTGCATTTATTGGGCAGTGGTAACCATTACCACGGTGGGGTATGGAGACATTTCGCCAGTTACCCCGATGGGGCAATTCCTATCAGTAGTTTTGATGCTCTGCGGGTATAGCATCATTGCAGTTCCTACGGGAATTGTAACCTCGGAAATCAATCGTTATAAATACCGTTCATTTGTATTGATCTGTGATCGTTGCGGAAATCATGATAATGATAAAGATGCAAGATATTGCAAAGTATGTGGCGAAAAAATTAAAAAATAG
- a CDS encoding AGE family epimerase/isomerase: MNVKQYLKDWQKSYREQLTQDILPFWLKNGIDRKHGGLYTCLNQDGSLMDTTKSVWFQGRFGFIAAMAYNQIEPNPEYLAASKTCVEFLENHCFDTDGRMFFEVTEDGRPLRKRRYVFSESFAAIAFAEYAIASGEKKYAEKALHLFKEMQRFLTTPGILEPKYTDTLPMKGHSIIMILINTASRIRLAIQDDALNQQIDDSIEILERDFLKPEFKALLEVVGENGEFIDTNAGRLINPGHCIETAWFILEEAKNRNWDKKLTDLGLKILDWSWDWGWDKEYGGIINFRDCKNLPCQDYAQDMKFWWPQTEAIIANLYAYLATKDKKYLEKHQLISEWTYKHFPDEKHGEWYGYLHRDGSVAQPAKGNLFKGPFHIPRMMIYGSLLCDEILKTD, translated from the coding sequence ATGAATGTAAAACAATATTTGAAGGATTGGCAAAAATCTTATAGAGAGCAACTTACACAAGATATATTACCCTTTTGGTTAAAGAACGGAATCGATCGCAAACACGGAGGCTTGTACACTTGCCTTAACCAAGATGGGAGTTTGATGGATACTACAAAATCCGTTTGGTTTCAAGGGCGTTTTGGATTTATCGCAGCGATGGCATACAACCAGATTGAGCCAAATCCTGAATATTTAGCCGCTTCAAAAACTTGCGTAGAATTTTTAGAAAACCATTGTTTTGACACCGATGGCAGAATGTTTTTTGAAGTAACCGAGGACGGGCGACCGCTCAGAAAACGCCGTTATGTATTCTCAGAATCATTTGCAGCAATCGCTTTTGCAGAATACGCCATAGCTTCGGGCGAAAAAAAGTATGCGGAAAAAGCTTTGCATTTGTTTAAGGAAATGCAAAGATTCTTGACCACGCCTGGCATTCTCGAGCCTAAATACACCGATACTTTGCCTATGAAAGGGCACTCAATTATCATGATTCTCATTAATACCGCATCTCGTATTCGTTTAGCGATTCAAGATGATGCACTGAATCAGCAAATTGATGATTCTATCGAAATTTTGGAGCGAGATTTCTTAAAACCAGAATTTAAGGCTTTGCTCGAGGTAGTGGGCGAAAACGGCGAATTTATTGATACCAATGCGGGAAGATTAATCAATCCAGGGCATTGTATCGAAACAGCTTGGTTTATTCTCGAAGAAGCCAAAAACCGAAATTGGGATAAAAAACTGACTGATTTAGGATTAAAAATTCTCGACTGGAGTTGGGACTGGGGCTGGGACAAAGAATATGGCGGAATCATTAATTTTAGAGATTGCAAGAATTTGCCATGTCAAGATTATGCCCAAGATATGAAATTCTGGTGGCCTCAAACCGAGGCAATTATCGCAAATCTTTACGCTTATTTAGCCACCAAAGACAAAAAATATTTAGAAAAACATCAATTAATTTCCGAGTGGACATACAAGCATTTTCCAGATGAAAAACATGGCGAATGGTATGGCTATTTGCACCGAGATGGTAGCGTAGCACAGCCCGCCAAAGGAAATTTGTTCAAAGGGCCATTTCACATTCCGCGCATGATGATTTACGGAAGTCTGCTTTGCGATGAAATTTTAAAAACAGATTAA
- a CDS encoding epoxyqueuosine reductase QueH codes for MDTTVKRDKLVLPNGGKKLLLHSCCAPCSGEVMEAIMASGIDFTIFFYNPNIHPKKEYDLRKDENIRYAEKHNIPIIDADYDVDNWYERARGMEFEPERGIRCTMCFDMRFERTALYAYENGFDTITSSLGISRWKNFAQINDCGERAAEKYEGITYWTHNWRKKGGSARMLEISKRERFYMQEYCGCAYSLRDSNHWRLQNGRERIKIGEKYYGDDND; via the coding sequence ATGGATACTACCGTGAAACGAGATAAATTGGTATTGCCAAATGGCGGAAAAAAATTGCTTTTGCACTCATGTTGTGCCCCTTGCTCAGGCGAAGTGATGGAGGCAATCATGGCTTCTGGCATCGATTTTACCATCTTTTTTTATAACCCCAATATTCACCCAAAGAAGGAATACGATTTAAGAAAAGATGAAAACATTCGCTATGCCGAAAAGCATAATATTCCAATTATTGATGCAGATTATGATGTAGACAACTGGTATGAGCGTGCACGTGGAATGGAGTTTGAACCAGAGCGAGGCATTCGTTGCACCATGTGCTTTGACATGCGATTTGAGCGTACCGCTTTGTATGCGTATGAGAATGGTTTCGATACCATTACAAGCTCTCTGGGGATTTCAAGATGGAAGAATTTTGCCCAAATCAATGATTGTGGAGAGCGTGCTGCCGAAAAATATGAAGGCATAACTTACTGGACACACAACTGGCGCAAAAAAGGAGGATCTGCCCGAATGCTCGAAATCAGCAAGCGAGAAAGATTCTACATGCAAGAATATTGTGGCTGTGCATACTCGCTTAGAGATAGCAACCACTGGCGTCTTCAGAATGGTCGTGAGCGAATTAAAATCGGCGAAAAATATTACGGCGACGACAACGACTAA
- a CDS encoding sodium:solute symporter family protein gives MRHLRYILALCFSLFMIFGLVAQNKIETAEVYNFSELKNKYFDEGLAGSAFGKVGDYFIVAGGSSFPEGKPWQNGKKYLSKEVFVFKQNKNQKFELVYQGDNLPEAVAEPAYVSLPEGLLIIGGQTNNGYTDKVYLIKYDSGNIQIKDFPSLPVPVRAAAACELKGKIYVLGGQLENGSSSQQFLQLDLYLKNSDWSKLSDYPLPVSGAALVAQQDGSGISLFALGGRNQPKGELTTFYAEVYNYNKNQWVKKQNIQIEQKDFPLAVASAGAVGASSIVIVGGDHGDTFHQVEKAIQQENTALRDSLWQNHKGFNNKVLVYNTITDAWFAMKQDLKNPTAVTGTVSDKQSLYVMGGEERAGVRSPYIMHYEFQDKSNFGWINYAVLILYFGGMLLLGFFFMKNNNNTDDYFKASGRIPWWAAGISIFATTLSAITFISIPAKTYASDWRMFMFNMSIILAAPFIIKYFLPFFLRFNFDTAYQYLEARFNRLTRWVAATLFLFFMVSRIAIVLFLPSLALNAVTGFSVYYSILIMSIVTIIYSTSGGMEAVVWGDVIQGFILIVGAFAALVFMLMGVEGGLSGFWETTIEYHKMKTFDFDFNFSEPVFWVVLLGGFANTMISYTSDQSVVQRYMTTKDEKSTAKSIWLNGIISVPVSVLFFLLGTGLFAFYKSNPADFSITNPNVDSVFPQFIVSEMPIGFAGLLIAAIFAAAMSTLSSNINSASAVLVNDFYKIIFPNIELKKQMKAAQFSGILIGLLGMAMALVLATWNIASLWDQFNTFLGLLTSGLGALFILGIFFPRVNGKSALLGVICGVFILYLVKDHTPISFLLYGLIGLVASIGLALFFSLFTKNNKDFTGLTWKTRKLKK, from the coding sequence ATGAGGCATTTGAGGTACATTTTAGCACTGTGTTTTTCTCTGTTTATGATTTTTGGGCTTGTGGCTCAAAATAAAATTGAGACAGCAGAAGTTTATAATTTTAGTGAATTAAAAAATAAATATTTTGACGAGGGCTTGGCAGGAAGTGCCTTTGGAAAAGTAGGCGATTATTTTATCGTGGCAGGCGGTTCGTCGTTTCCAGAGGGTAAGCCATGGCAAAACGGAAAAAAATATTTATCTAAAGAGGTTTTTGTTTTTAAACAAAATAAAAACCAAAAGTTTGAGCTAGTATATCAAGGAGACAATTTACCCGAAGCCGTGGCAGAACCCGCTTATGTGAGTTTGCCCGAAGGATTACTCATCATAGGCGGGCAAACGAATAATGGATACACCGATAAGGTATATTTAATTAAATACGACAGCGGAAATATTCAAATCAAAGATTTTCCTTCGTTGCCTGTTCCTGTGAGAGCGGCGGCGGCTTGTGAGTTAAAAGGCAAAATTTATGTTTTGGGTGGGCAGTTGGAAAATGGCAGTTCCTCTCAGCAATTTTTGCAATTGGATTTATATTTAAAAAACTCCGATTGGAGTAAATTATCAGATTATCCATTGCCAGTTTCTGGGGCAGCTCTGGTAGCACAGCAAGACGGAAGTGGCATTTCTTTGTTTGCCTTGGGCGGAAGAAATCAGCCGAAAGGAGAGCTTACAACTTTTTATGCTGAGGTCTATAATTATAATAAAAATCAATGGGTTAAAAAACAAAATATCCAGATTGAACAAAAAGATTTTCCTCTAGCAGTGGCATCGGCAGGAGCTGTGGGAGCATCAAGCATTGTGATTGTGGGCGGTGATCATGGCGACACATTTCATCAAGTAGAAAAAGCCATTCAGCAGGAAAATACGGCACTCAGAGATTCTTTGTGGCAAAATCATAAAGGATTTAATAATAAAGTTTTGGTGTATAATACCATAACCGATGCTTGGTTTGCGATGAAGCAAGATTTGAAAAATCCTACCGCAGTAACTGGCACAGTCTCAGATAAGCAATCGCTTTATGTTATGGGGGGCGAGGAGCGTGCAGGCGTTCGATCGCCTTACATTATGCATTACGAATTTCAGGATAAAAGCAATTTTGGTTGGATAAATTATGCGGTACTGATTTTATATTTCGGGGGAATGTTATTGCTCGGATTTTTCTTTATGAAAAACAATAATAATACCGATGACTATTTCAAAGCCAGTGGAAGGATTCCTTGGTGGGCAGCGGGGATTAGTATTTTTGCCACCACATTAAGTGCAATTACATTTATTTCCATACCTGCCAAAACCTATGCCTCGGATTGGCGTATGTTTATGTTCAATATGTCGATTATTTTGGCGGCACCATTTATTATAAAATACTTTTTGCCCTTCTTTTTACGCTTTAATTTTGACACGGCATACCAATATCTAGAAGCCAGATTCAATCGATTAACGCGTTGGGTAGCGGCGACTTTATTCCTATTTTTTATGGTCAGCCGAATTGCCATTGTGTTATTCTTGCCCTCTTTAGCCTTAAATGCCGTTACGGGGTTCAGCGTGTATTATTCCATTTTGATCATGAGTATTGTAACCATTATTTATTCTACCAGTGGTGGAATGGAAGCAGTGGTTTGGGGCGATGTGATTCAAGGATTTATACTCATTGTAGGAGCTTTTGCCGCTTTAGTTTTTATGCTAATGGGCGTAGAAGGGGGGCTATCAGGATTCTGGGAAACCACGATAGAATACCACAAAATGAAAACCTTTGATTTTGATTTTAATTTCTCAGAGCCCGTATTTTGGGTAGTGCTTTTGGGCGGATTTGCCAATACGATGATTTCTTATACCAGCGATCAATCGGTGGTACAGCGTTATATGACGACAAAAGATGAGAAATCTACCGCTAAAAGTATTTGGCTAAATGGTATCATCAGCGTGCCTGTGAGTGTACTTTTCTTCCTTTTAGGAACAGGTCTTTTTGCCTTTTATAAATCAAATCCAGCGGATTTTTCAATCACAAATCCAAATGTAGATTCGGTATTTCCGCAATTTATCGTTTCCGAAATGCCAATCGGCTTTGCAGGTTTATTAATCGCAGCCATTTTTGCCGCAGCGATGAGCACACTTTCATCTAATATCAACTCGGCATCGGCAGTGCTTGTCAATGATTTTTACAAAATCATTTTCCCAAACATTGAGCTTAAAAAACAAATGAAAGCCGCGCAGTTTTCGGGCATATTGATCGGATTATTGGGAATGGCAATGGCACTCGTTTTAGCTACATGGAATATTGCTTCGCTTTGGGATCAGTTCAATACATTTTTGGGATTGCTCACTAGCGGATTGGGAGCCTTGTTTATCCTTGGAATTTTCTTCCCACGCGTAAACGGAAAATCGGCACTATTGGGCGTTATTTGCGGTGTGTTCATTCTTTATCTTGTGAAAGATCATACCCCAATTTCATTCCTATTATATGGCTTAATTGGATTGGTTGCAAGCATTGGATTGGCACTATTCTTTAGCCTTTTTACTAAAAATAACAAAGACTTTACAGGTCTTACTTGGAAAACCAGAAAACTTAAAAAATAA
- a CDS encoding YhcH/YjgK/YiaL family protein gives MILSNLKNSSRYENLHPAFKKAFDYIKSHDLLNAELGKIYLDDDNLFIANSNSTLKKKEEQVLEYHKKYIDIQIVLEGKEIIGWKDLDECTDEKQAYLEEKDCGLYNDAATSYFELQPNDFVIFYPEDAHAPVIGEGTVRKLVVKVKI, from the coding sequence ATGATTTTATCTAACTTAAAAAACAGCAGCAGATACGAGAATCTGCACCCAGCTTTTAAAAAAGCCTTTGATTACATTAAATCTCATGATTTATTAAATGCCGAATTGGGCAAAATTTATTTAGACGATGACAATTTATTCATCGCAAACTCCAATTCAACTTTGAAGAAAAAAGAAGAGCAAGTTTTGGAATATCACAAGAAGTATATTGATATCCAAATCGTTTTGGAAGGGAAAGAAATCATCGGTTGGAAAGATTTAGACGAGTGCACCGACGAAAAACAAGCTTATTTAGAAGAAAAAGATTGTGGATTGTACAACGATGCTGCCACTTCATATTTTGAATTGCAGCCTAATGATTTTGTGATTTTTTATCCAGAAGATGCGCATGCTCCAGTGATAGGGGAAGGAACTGTGAGAAAACTAGTGGTTAAAGTAAAAATTTAG
- a CDS encoding alpha-L-fucosidase, translating into MNKKNMILGVASALFLACATPNKINQIAGAPAPYGATPTDLQVKWNQLEYYAFAHFNMNTFTDREWGYGDEDPKKFNPTEFDAEQWARIVKDAGMKGIILTAKHHDGFCLWPSAYTEHSIKNSPYKNGKGDIVKEVADACKKYGLKFGVYLSPWDRNHPGYATAEYVEYFHNQLKELMTNYGNIYEVWFDGANGGDGYYGGARETRKIDSKTYYEWDKVTEIVRKHQPKAIIWGDAVDARWVGNEKGIAAVTNWSTLDRDSIIPGKDNRRFLVNGIKGGKDWSPAEADVSTRPGWYYHKNQDNQVKTLPHLLDIYYKSVGRNANLLLNIPIDTRGLIHENDEKQLMRLGEKLKEDFAHPVLKSVKIEVSNIRNNNKAFSPKNLLDDDLDTYWALDDNKKTGFVIFKFKEPQTFNRFLAQENIRLGQRVEAFSIEAQIDGKWQKIGEGTTIGYKRILRFRPVTATALRFNIESSLATPVISTVQLYNAPTLLTTPHIDRNRNGEVTLSADDLGVDIYYLVLPENQNISNSDFDKNAKLYQSPFQLKQGIVLAKSVDAKTKKSSDIINRRFSFAKKDFKIISPKEQDRMQRMVDDNEQSWWASPVAEVPGIVLDLGNLQNVKELIYTPPTGSGVLGIVKKYEVETSTDGKNWTPVAQGEFDNIENNPITQNIVFKNALKTRFLKLKALQTLDGKQRLGAAEVGVIVE; encoded by the coding sequence ATGAACAAAAAAAACATGATTTTAGGTGTGGCAAGTGCTTTGTTTTTAGCATGTGCCACGCCTAATAAAATTAATCAAATTGCAGGTGCACCTGCACCGTATGGTGCTACGCCTACCGATTTGCAAGTAAAATGGAATCAGTTGGAATATTATGCTTTTGCACATTTCAACATGAATACCTTTACCGATCGCGAATGGGGCTATGGCGATGAAGATCCTAAAAAGTTTAACCCCACAGAATTTGACGCAGAACAGTGGGCTCGCATTGTGAAAGATGCTGGCATGAAGGGGATTATTCTCACGGCCAAGCACCACGATGGATTCTGCCTTTGGCCATCGGCATACACCGAGCATTCAATCAAAAACTCTCCGTACAAAAATGGAAAAGGAGATATCGTGAAAGAAGTAGCCGATGCGTGCAAAAAATATGGACTGAAATTCGGAGTATATCTATCGCCTTGGGATAGAAATCACCCAGGATATGCCACCGCAGAATATGTGGAATATTTTCATAATCAATTAAAGGAATTGATGACGAATTATGGAAATATTTACGAAGTTTGGTTCGATGGAGCCAATGGCGGAGATGGCTACTATGGTGGCGCACGCGAAACTCGTAAAATCGATAGTAAAACTTATTATGAGTGGGACAAGGTAACCGAAATCGTGCGTAAACATCAGCCTAAAGCTATTATTTGGGGAGATGCCGTAGATGCAAGATGGGTAGGAAACGAAAAAGGAATTGCAGCCGTAACCAATTGGAGTACGCTTGATAGAGATAGCATTATTCCTGGGAAAGACAATAGAAGATTCCTAGTCAATGGGATAAAAGGAGGAAAAGATTGGTCGCCTGCCGAAGCAGATGTTTCCACAAGACCAGGCTGGTATTATCATAAAAACCAAGACAATCAAGTGAAGACTTTGCCCCATCTTTTAGACATTTATTACAAATCAGTAGGTAGAAATGCCAATTTATTGCTCAATATTCCGATTGATACACGCGGGCTTATCCACGAAAACGATGAAAAGCAATTAATGCGTTTAGGCGAAAAATTAAAAGAAGATTTTGCTCATCCAGTTTTAAAATCGGTGAAAATTGAGGTTTCAAACATTAGAAATAACAACAAAGCTTTTTCGCCCAAAAATCTATTAGATGATGATTTGGACACCTATTGGGCACTTGACGATAATAAGAAAACGGGATTTGTTATCTTTAAATTTAAAGAGCCACAGACCTTCAACCGATTTTTAGCCCAAGAAAATATACGCTTAGGACAAAGAGTTGAAGCCTTCAGCATAGAAGCCCAGATTGATGGAAAGTGGCAAAAGATAGGAGAAGGAACCACCATTGGATATAAGAGAATTTTGCGTTTTAGACCCGTTACGGCAACTGCTTTGCGTTTCAATATCGAGAGTTCGCTAGCAACACCCGTGATTTCCACCGTTCAATTGTACAATGCTCCAACTTTATTGACAACGCCTCACATTGATCGCAATAGAAATGGCGAAGTTACGCTCTCTGCCGATGATTTAGGCGTGGATATTTATTATTTAGTATTGCCAGAAAATCAAAATATATCAAATTCCGATTTTGATAAAAATGCTAAATTATATCAATCACCATTTCAATTAAAACAAGGAATTGTTTTGGCTAAATCGGTAGATGCTAAAACCAAAAAATCAAGTGATATCATCAATCGAAGATTCTCTTTTGCAAAAAAAGATTTCAAAATCATTAGTCCAAAAGAGCAAGACAGAATGCAACGCATGGTAGATGATAATGAACAAAGCTGGTGGGCAAGTCCTGTGGCAGAAGTCCCAGGAATTGTGCTCGATTTGGGTAATCTACAGAATGTGAAAGAGCTGATTTACACTCCACCTACGGGTAGCGGTGTGCTCGGCATTGTTAAAAAATACGAAGTTGAAACAAGCACCGATGGCAAAAACTGGACACCAGTAGCCCAAGGCGAGTTTGATAATATTGAAAACAATCCAATTACGCAGAACATTGTGTTTAAAAATGCCTTAAAAACGAGATTTTTAAAATTAAAAGCATTGCAAACACTCGACGGTAAGCAGAGATTAGGTGCCGCAGAAGTAGGCGTTATTGTAGAATAA